GTCGATACAGCACGTCCACGGCGCCCTCGGCCCCCATCACCGCGAGCTCCACGCCCGGCCACACAAAGACCTGGTCCGCGCCCATCTCGCGCGTGCACATCGCCTGCTTCGCGCCCCCGTATCCCTTTCGAAAGTACACCGTGATCTTTGGAACGGTCGCCTCCGAGTAGGCGAAGAGCATCTTCGCGCCGTGGCGGATGATGCCGTTTCGCTCCTGGGCCACGCCGGGCATGAAGCCGGGCAC
The Chloroflexota bacterium genome window above contains:
- a CDS encoding carboxyl transferase domain-containing protein codes for the protein VPGFMPGVAQERNGIIRHGAKMLFAYSEATVPKITVYFRKGYGGAKQAMCTREMGADQVFVWPGVELAVMGAEGAVDVLYRREIEAAADPGAMRREKIAEFTQRFSGPFDALAKQFAHAVIRPGETRQRLIRALEAFADKSESQPAKKHSVMPV